Proteins encoded by one window of Culicoides brevitarsis isolate CSIRO-B50_1 chromosome 2, AGI_CSIRO_Cbre_v1, whole genome shotgun sequence:
- the LOC134829588 gene encoding ubiquitin thioesterase Otu1 codes for MTGLTIKLKTKNGQHVVKTEENFTIAGLKTKITELTQIPSESQNIKIGYPPKLIDCEDNHSLQTAGIKNGDILIVEEKALTSEEKAALENATRLKEDERLAQELAHGSEEGAGILLKEVVPADNSCLFTSVGFVMTGRVDTESGTYMRQIIAETVHQDKETYNPGVLGRDNDEYSAWIMQSDSWGGAIEVSILSKFYGVEFDVVDITSAVISRFGEDQNYGMRGFLLFDGIHYDPLYIEPFNGGPRKTIFPIEDESVFRQAKQLAEEAKSSRQYTDVQKFTLKCTQCDCMMKGQTEAQAHAKSTGHTSFGEV; via the coding sequence atgactggactaacaataaaattgaagacaaaaaatggtcaGCATGTGGTCAAGACAGAGGAAAACTTTACTATCGCAGGATTAAAAACAAAGATAACCGAATTGACGCAAATTCCTTCGGAatctcaaaatataaaaattggatATCCTCCGAAACTCATCGATTGTGAGGACAATCATTCGTTGCAGACGGCTGGCATCAAAAATGGAGACATTTTGATTGTAGAAGAAAAGGCATTGACAAGCGAGGAAAAAGCTGCCTTGGAAAATGCAACTCGTCTGAAAGAGGATGAAAGATTGGCTCAGGAACTAGCTCATGGGTCCGAAGAAGGAGCGGGTATTCTTTTAAAAGAAGTTGTACCAGCCGATAACTCTTGTCTTTTCACCAGTGTGGGCTTTGTAATGACAGGAAGGGTTGATACTGAAAGTGGAACTTATATGAGACAAATCATCGCTGAAACTGTGCACCAAGACAAAGAGACTTACAATCCAGGTGTGCTAGGACGCGATAACGACGAGTACTCGGCATGGATTATGCAGAGCGACTCTTGGGGAGGCGCGATCGAAGTTTCCATTTTGTCCAAATTTTACGGTGTGGAATTCGATGTTGTAGATATTACATCGGCCGTTATTTCACGATTTGGTGAAGATCAAAATTACGGTATGAGAGGCTTTTTACTATTTGATGGCATTCATTATGATCCTTTGTACATCGAACCTTTTAATGGTGGCCCACGCAAAACTATATTTCCTATTGAGGATGAATCTGTTTTCCGACAAGCCAAGCAACTTGCTGAAGAAGCAAAATCGTCAAGACAATATACagatgttcaaaaattcactttaaaatGTACCCAATGTGACTGCATGATGAAGGGACAGACTGAGGCGCAGGCTCATGCAAAGTCAACTGGACACACAAGCTTTGGTGAAGTTTAA